A single region of the Deltaproteobacteria bacterium genome encodes:
- a CDS encoding tetratricopeptide repeat protein: MDSRAMKGLGPNRDSGPERGSPGLAWRGGGLSRMNVDAVTCGVGANIVRSPPFGHGILYPRIGNVTDLIFIATSQDLLFRETRDHLARLGYRNCARFSSGRAAVEFIKFNPARVIIVDSEVEDLTLPEFVTALRGIRQTNYLHILVISAERTQDFVLSVISAGCSGLVLRPYTEDALGRHMRQSEQADSLPDSAQETVDQATTMIVQGRYEEAIGDLTLLVSHEDEQGKEFFYQGCQFLVEKKWSDAIRAFNQSLAANQTFLKAYEGLARAYQGKRDIERYTYYLQKAADEYAKINNFAKVKKIFVEIVKYDVNAPNPYNTLGIRLRQEKQYKEAIDAYFKAIELSPEDENIHYNMAKAYSYDEQPDKALACIRLALTLSPGHEEALRMYRLLTGVSWEDDARAGLMARTRQEQ; this comes from the coding sequence GGATGAATGTCGACGCCGTGACTTGTGGGGTGGGGGCGAATATCGTACGCAGTCCTCCATTCGGCCATGGCATTTTGTATCCCAGGATAGGAAACGTGACGGACCTTATTTTCATCGCCACCAGCCAGGATTTGCTTTTTCGGGAAACCAGGGACCACCTGGCCCGGCTCGGATACCGCAACTGCGCCCGTTTTTCGTCGGGGCGGGCCGCGGTCGAATTCATCAAATTCAATCCGGCCCGGGTCATTATCGTCGATTCCGAGGTCGAGGATTTGACCCTGCCCGAATTCGTGACCGCCCTGCGCGGGATTCGGCAGACCAATTATCTGCATATTTTGGTTATTTCCGCCGAACGGACCCAGGATTTCGTGCTCAGCGTCATTTCGGCCGGCTGTTCTGGCTTGGTTCTGCGCCCCTACACCGAGGACGCCCTTGGCCGGCACATGCGGCAGTCCGAACAGGCCGACTCCCTGCCGGACAGCGCCCAGGAAACCGTGGACCAGGCCACGACCATGATCGTGCAGGGGCGTTACGAGGAGGCCATCGGCGATCTGACCCTGCTCGTCAGTCACGAGGACGAGCAGGGCAAGGAATTTTTTTACCAGGGCTGCCAGTTCTTGGTCGAAAAGAAATGGAGCGACGCCATCCGGGCCTTCAATCAGTCCCTGGCCGCCAACCAGACCTTTCTCAAGGCCTACGAGGGCCTGGCCAGGGCCTATCAGGGCAAGCGCGATATTGAACGGTATACCTACTACCTGCAGAAAGCCGCGGACGAATACGCGAAGATCAATAACTTTGCCAAGGTCAAGAAGATTTTCGTGGAAATCGTCAAGTATGACGTCAACGCGCCCAACCCGTACAACACCCTGGGCATCCGGCTTCGTCAGGAAAAACAGTACAAGGAAGCCATTGACGCCTATTTCAAGGCCATCGAACTCAGTCCCGAGGACGAGAACATCCATTACAACATGGCCAAGGCCTACTCGTACGATGAACAGCCGGACAAGGCCCTGGCCTGCATCCGTCTGGCCCTGACCCTGTCTCCGGGGCACGAGGAGGCGTTGCGGATGTACCGGTTGCTGACCGGGGTGTCCTGGGAGGACGATGCCAGGGCCGGACTTATGGCGCGGACGCGCCAGGAGCAGTGA